The following is a genomic window from Actinomadura sp. WMMB 499.
AAGGCGGGGTTTCAGAGGACGCGGGTCCAGGCGGCGGAGTCTCCCGGAAGGGCCGAGAAGTCGTAGCGGGCCCGGTCCGCGGCGAGCGCGACGAGGCTGACCGAGGTGGTGCCCCACACCTTCCCGTCGCCGAAGTCGATCAGCGGCAGCAGGGCCCGGTGGTCCGCGCGGGCCAGCCCGTCCCCGTCGATCAGCGGCAGCCAGGCGCCCCACGCCTTGGCGGCGGGCTCGTCGCCGAGGCCGGGCTCCGGGCGGGGCGCGGTGAGCATCCGCGGCCGGAAGTGGGCGAGGCGGGCCGTCAGGTAGGCGTCCTCCCGCGCGTCGCCGGCGGCGGCCCCTCCCCCGCCCTCCAGGCCGCTGTTGACGATGAGGTGCACACCGGGGCCGAGGTCGCGCTCGGCGAGGGTCTCGCCGTCCCAGCTCCAGACCCGCACCCCGCCCGGCTCGGCGGCGGCCAGGTGGAAGGGGTCGAAGGCGGCCAGGTCGAGCGCGCGCGGGTCACCGCCCGAGGCGGCCAGCAGCGGCAGTTCCCCCCGGCTGGCGCGGCGGTCCTCGGGCGCGAACCGGCCGCGCCCGTTCAGCACCACCCCGGCGCGGGGCGCGGCGGGGTCCACCGCCAGCCAGGTGCCGCCCGCGCGCAGGTCACGCCCGCCGACGAGGCCGGGACGGTCCGGCCAGTGCGGGGCGGGCGGCTGCCACGCGCGGTCCACGAACTCGTCTCGGACGCCCGCGAGCAGGACCGGCACCGGGGAGGACGGGTCGACACTGATGATCGCCGTGCACATGCCCCAATTTGAGCATCATGTGTGGAATGCGATGACGGCGGGGTCCCGCGCCGGGCGCGGCCCCGGCCTTCGACGCGGCCGGGCCCGTCAGAGCGGCGGCCAGGGCACCGCGGGCCAGTCCTCCGGCGGGTAGGGGTGGACGCGGTGCTTGAGCATCAGCTCCACGCGGCGCCGGGTGGCGTCGACCTCCTCGGCGGTGAGCAGTTCCGCCAGCCGCGCCCCGAGCCCGCCGCCGCGCAGCCCCGCCTCGACGCGGCCGAGCGCCTCGAGCGCGTCGGCGGTCAGGGCGTCGCCGCGCCACTGCCACAGCACGGTCCGCAGCTTGTACTCGACGGAGAAGCTGACGCCGTGGTCGCAGCCGTAGACGTGGCCGTCGCCGGGCGGCAGCAGGTGCCCGATCTTGCGGTCGGCGTTGTTGATGACGGCGTCGAACACCGCCATCCGGCGCACCGCCTCGTCGTCCGAGCGCGACAGGGCGACCAGGTCGACGCCGGCGTCGGGCTCCACCCACAGCTGCACCATGCCGGGACCGTAGGGGCCGTCGCGGTGCACGGTCGGCGGGACGGTGTCCCAGCCCATCACCCGGGACACCTCGTAGGCGGCGACCTCCCGCTCGGCGAGGGTGCCGTCGGGGAAGTCCCACAGCGGGCGCTCCCCCGCGACCGGCTTGTAGACGCACGCGGCCGACAGCTCTCCCTGCTCGACGGAGCAGTACAGGGTGGCGTTGGACGCCTGGACGAGCCGGCCCTCCACGGTCAGCCGCCCGGCGAGCAGCAGCCGTTCGGCGGCGGCGACGTCGCGCGGGGACACCGGGCGTCCGGACGCGCCGTCACCGGCGGGCGCCCGATCCCGGGACGACTGGGTCATGCGCTCATTCTCCCGGCATCCGCCTTCATGATCCAGTACGGCGCCGATCCCGCACGGCGCGTCGCGGAGACGGGGGGTCCGGGGCGCGCCATGTCAGCCGAGGTACCCGTTCTGCCGGGGGCACACGTGCCCCTCGGCGTCCAGCGGCAGCCCGCACAGCGGGCACGGCGGACGGCCCGCGGAGACGACCTTCAGGGCCCGCTCGGTGAACGCGCGGGCCTGCTCCGGACTGATCCGCACCCGCAGCACCACGATCGCGGGATCGTCCTCGCCGACCTCCGGGTCCTCGCCCTCGGTGACCTCCTGGGCCTCGATCACGACCCGGTGCTCCTCGGGGTCCCAGGCCAGCGCCATCGTGCCGACCCGGAACTCCTCCTCCACCGGCTGCTCGAGCGGGCCGTCGTCGCGCAGCTCCGACGGGGCCACCGCCGGGACGGGCGCGTCGCCGCCGCTGCGGCGCAGCACCTCGTCCAGCAGCTCCTCCAGCCGCTCGGCCAGCAGCGTCACCTGGAACTTCTCCAGGCCGACGCTGGTGACGCGGCGGCCCGAGCGCGCCTGCAGGTAGAACGCGCGGTCGCCGGGCCGCCCGACGGCGCCGGCCACGAACCGCTCCGGCAGATCGTAGGAGATGACGGGCATGACACCGACCCTACGCGCCGCCGCCGACGACCGCGTCACTGGACCCGAGTCCGGCTTTCCCGGAACCGTCCCCCGCCGTCCCGGCGCGCCCTCCGCCGGCGGTTCGGGGACGAGGCCGGCGACGTCGCCGCCGGTGTCGTTGACGCGGACGACGAACGGGCGCAGCTCGGTGTAGCG
Proteins encoded in this region:
- a CDS encoding NRDE family protein, producing MCTAIISVDPSSPVPVLLAGVRDEFVDRAWQPPAPHWPDRPGLVGGRDLRAGGTWLAVDPAAPRAGVVLNGRGRFAPEDRRASRGELPLLAASGGDPRALDLAAFDPFHLAAAEPGGVRVWSWDGETLAERDLGPGVHLIVNSGLEGGGGAAAGDAREDAYLTARLAHFRPRMLTAPRPEPGLGDEPAAKAWGAWLPLIDGDGLARADHRALLPLIDFGDGKVWGTTSVSLVALAADRARYDFSALPGDSAAWTRVL
- a CDS encoding SCO1664 family protein — encoded protein: MTQSSRDRAPAGDGASGRPVSPRDVAAAERLLLAGRLTVEGRLVQASNATLYCSVEQGELSAACVYKPVAGERPLWDFPDGTLAEREVAAYEVSRVMGWDTVPPTVHRDGPYGPGMVQLWVEPDAGVDLVALSRSDDEAVRRMAVFDAVINNADRKIGHLLPPGDGHVYGCDHGVSFSVEYKLRTVLWQWRGDALTADALEALGRVEAGLRGGGLGARLAELLTAEEVDATRRRVELMLKHRVHPYPPEDWPAVPWPPL
- a CDS encoding DUF3090 domain-containing protein, whose translation is MPVISYDLPERFVAGAVGRPGDRAFYLQARSGRRVTSVGLEKFQVTLLAERLEELLDEVLRRSGGDAPVPAVAPSELRDDGPLEQPVEEEFRVGTMALAWDPEEHRVVIEAQEVTEGEDPEVGEDDPAIVVLRVRISPEQARAFTERALKVVSAGRPPCPLCGLPLDAEGHVCPRQNGYLG